The following proteins come from a genomic window of Athalia rosae chromosome 1, iyAthRosa1.1, whole genome shotgun sequence:
- the LOC105690471 gene encoding acetyl-CoA carboxylase isoform X6, with protein sequence MAESGAEPVSFVVGDPDPDEELETEDRFPGSEHDVVGVVQPATLVPGLAERRKRLRPSMSQGTVMIQAQSRQLEKDFTVATPEEFVRRFGGTQVINKVLIANNGIAAVKCMRSIRRWSYEMFKNERAIRFVVMVTPEDLKANAEYIKMADQYVPVPGGTNNNNYANVELIVDIAIRTQVQAVWAGWGHASENPKLPELLHKNNIIFIGPSERAMWALGDKIASSIVAQTADVPTLPWSGSDLKAHYSGKKIKISSELFKKGCVSTVEECLAAASKIGFPVMVKASEGGGGKGIRKVDNAEELPSLFRQVQTEIPGSPIFIMKLAKCARHLEVQLLADNYGNAISLFGRDCSIQRRHQKIIEEAPAVIAKPEVFEEMEKAAVRLAKMVGYVSAGTVEYLYDTSGRYFFLELNPRLQVEHPCTEMVSDVNLPAAQLQVAMGLPLHHIKDIRLLYGESPWGDTPIDFDQPRHKPQPWGHVIAARITSENPDEGFKPSSGTVQELNFRSSKNVWGYFSVGASGGLHEFADSQFGHCFSWGEDRNQASENLVVALKELSIRGDFRTTVEYLITLLETESFQSNSFDTAWLDLLIAERVQSDKPDVLLAVTCGALHIADRTITAAFTGFQTALEKGQIQASNDLDNVCDVELINDGYKYKVQTAKSGPNSYFLVMNGSYKEVEIHRLSDGGLLLSMDGASFTTYMREEVDRYRIVIGNQTCVFEKDNDPSLLRSPSAGKLISFLVEDGGHVDRGQAYAEIEVMKMVMTVTAGEAGSIFYVKRPGAILEAGVLIAHLELDDPSLVSKALEYTGQFPAPVAPIVPEKLNQLHARYRSALENTLAGYCLPDPYHLPRLRELIEKFMNSLRDPSLPLLELQEVIATISGRIPVSVEKKIRKYMTLYERNITSVLAQFPSQQVASVIDGHAATLSKRTDRDVFFLTTQGIVQLVQRYRNGIRGRMKTAVHELLRQYYTVESQFQQGHYDKCVSALREQYKDEMSMVTATIFSHNNVLKKNVLVTMLIDHLWANEPGLTDELASTLTELTSLNRTEHSRVALRARQVLIAAHQPAYELRHNQMESIFLSAVDMYGHDFHPENLQKLILSETSIFDILHDFFYHSNRAVCNAALEVYVRRAYISYELACLQHLELSGEIPLVHFQFLLPNNHPNRQNQTLVNHRTGAMAAFKDLQEFSQYSDEVLDLLEDLSSRSSVSAKVLEAVETAGSESRHSTSINISLSTAEAAVAEGGDTSGEPVHILSIALQDTGNQDDTVMSRLFEDWCATNKDELVSRGIRRVTFAALKKRQFPKFFTFRQRDGFVEDRIYRHLEPGCAFQLELNRMRTYDLEALPTSNQKMHLYLGQAKVAKGQQVTDYRFFIRSIIRHSDLITKEASFDYLHNEGERVLLEAMDELEVAFSHPLAKRTDCNHIFLNFAPTVIMDPGRIEESVTSMVLRYGPRLWKLRVRQAEIKMTIRPAPGRPTSNVRLFIANDSGYSIDLHLYTEATEPKTGIIRFESYGSTAINANWRPGPMHGLPISTPYLTKDYLQAKRFQAQSSGTTYVYDLPDIFRQQIEKFWDKYIEERPTAAENIKIPSPVLDSVELVLDGDNLVEQKRLPGENDVGMVAWRLSLYTPEFPDGRDIILISNDLTYQIGSFAPKEDLVFCKASERARELGIPRIYFSANSGARIGLAEEVKALFRISWEDENEPEKGFKYIYVTPDDYARLAPYNSIKASLIEDNGEPRYKITDIIGKDDGLGVENLKYAGMIAGETSQAYNEVVTISIVSCRAIGIGSYLLRLGQRVIQIENSHIILTGYRALNTVLGREVYASNNQLGGIQIMHNNGVSHTTEPRDLDGIATVLRWLSYVPKAKGGPLPILSAPHPDPIDREIGYVPTKAPYDPRWMLEGRHSSTDSSVWESGFFDRGSWQEIMRPWAQTVVTGRARLGGIPCGVIAVETRTVELHLPADPANLDSEAKTVSQAGQVWFPDSAYKTAQAIRDFGKEELPLFIFANWRGFSGGMKDMYEQVVKFGAYIVDALREYSRPVIVYIPPNGELRGGAWAVVDPSINPRYMEMFADTTGRGGVLEPEGIVEIKFRHKDLVKTMHRVDPVIRNLKERATASTSAEERASLDTEIRKREQALEPMYHQVAVHFAELHDTPERMLEKGVISEIIPWKKARRMLYWRLRRNLLEDDVTKDVLSTQPSLGVGTVVSMLRRWFVEDRGATESYLWDQDEAVAKWLITQNETEGSVVSRNVNCVRKNAVLIRVKEALECCPEVRLDAVIEIAHRLQAGERAELLRTLSQLETSGQEHHNDSSASS encoded by the exons ATGGCTGAGAGTGGTGCGGAACCGGTGAGCTTCGTTGTCGGTGATCCGGATCCTGACGAAGAATTAGAAACCGAAGATCGATTTCCAGGATCGGAACACGATGTTGTCGGAGTCGTTCAACCTGCTACTCTTGTACCGGGACTTGCTGAGCGCCGAAAACGCCTCAG GCCCAGCATGTCCCAGGGTACGGTGATGATCCAGGCCCAAAGTCGTCAATTGGAGAAGGATTTCACCGTAGCGACGCCTGAAGAATTTGTACGGAGATTCGGCGGAACCCAAGTGATAAACAAA GTTCTGATCGCGAACAATGGGATAGCCGCGGTGAAATGCATGCGATCGATTCGACGATGGTCCTACGAAAtgtttaaaaatgaaagagccATTCGTTTCGTAGTTATGGTCACACCGGAGGATCTAAAAGCTAACGCGGAATACATAAAAATGGCCGATCAGTACGTACCGGTTCCCGGAGGAACAAATAACAACAATTATGCGAACGTTGAATTGATCGTAGACATCGCAATCCGTACTCAAGTTCAGGCTGTATGGGCTGGATGGGGTCACGCATCCGAAAATCCAAAACTACCCGAACTTTTGCataaaaataacataataTTTATCG GACCCTCGGAGAGAGCGATGTGGGCTCTGGGTGACAAAATTGCCTCGAGTATCGTAGCTCAAACCGCAGACGTGCCTACTCTACCGTGGTCCGGATCGGATTTGAAGGCTCATTACAGCggtaaaaagataaaaatatccTCGGAGCTTTTCAAAAAAGGTTGCGTTTCCACCGTGGAAGAGTGTCTCGCCGCAGCTAGCAAAATTGGATTTCCCGTAATGGTGAAAGCGAGCGAGGGCGGTGGTGGCAAGGGGATTCGTAAAGTCGACAACGCCGAAGAATTACCCTCGCTTTTTAG ACAAGTTCAAACGGAAATCCCAGGTTCTCCGATATTCATTATGAAGCTCGCTAAATGCGCCCGTCACTTGGAGGTACAGTTGTTGGCGGACAACTACGGAAATGCTATTTCGCTGTTCGGTCGCGACTGCTCCATCCAAAGAAGAcatcaaaaaatcatcgaagaaGCACCGGCGGTCATCGCGAAACCGGAAGTCTTCGAGGAAATGGAGAAA GCTGCGGTGAGACTGGCGAAGATGGTAGGATACGTGAGCGCGGGAACGGTGGAGTATCTGTACGATACGTCGGGCCGTTACTTCTTTTTGGAACTGAATCCTCGTTTGCAAGTAGAACATCCTTGCACGGAGATGGTCTCCGACGTGAATTTACCCGCCGCCCAACTTCAAGTCGCCATGGGCCTGCCGTTACACCACATAAAAGATATCCGTTTGTTGTACGGAGAGAGTCCGTGGGGTGATACGCCGATCGATTTCGATCAACCGAGACACAAGCCTCAGCCGTGGGGTCACGTGATTGCAGCCAGAATAACGAGTGAAAATCCCGACGAAG GGTTCAAACCAAGTTCCGGAACGGTTCAGGAGTTGAATTTCCGTTCATCGAAGAACGTGTGGGGATATTTTTCGGTCGGAGCGTCCGGGGGTTTACACGAATTTGCCGATTCTCAATTCGGCCACTGTTTCTCGTGGGGAGAAGATCGTAATCAAGCTAGCGAGAATTTGGTCGTTGCTCTGAAGGAATTGAGCATCAGAGGTGATTTCAGAACAACCGTAGAGTACCTTATCACTCTTCTCGAAACTGAGTCCTTTCAGTCGAACAGCTTCGACACTGCGTGGCTCGATTTGCTGATCGCCGAACGAGTACAAAGCGACAAACCGGATGTTTTACTGGCGGTTACATGCGGAGCACTTCATATAGCCGACAGAACCATCACAGCGGCGTTTACGGGCTTCCAAACTGCTCTGGAGAAGGGTCAGATACAAGCCAGTAACGATTTGGACAACGTGTGCGACGTTGAACTTATAAACGATGGATACAAGTATAAAGTACAGACTGCGAAATCGGGCCCAAATTCATACTTCCTCGTTATGAACGGGTCCTACAAAGAAGTGGAGATTCACCGACTTTCCGACGGAGGTCTCTTGCTTTCTATGGACGGTGCCAGTTTCACGACGTACATGAGAGAGGAAGTCGATCGCTATCGTATAGTGATCGGCAATCAAACATGTGTATTTGAAAAGGACAATGACCCATCTTTGTTGAGATCACCTTCGGCTGGAAAGCTAATTAGTTTTCTAGTAGAAGACGGTGGTCACGTGGACCGTGGCCAAGCGTATGCCGAAATCGAGGTGATGAAGATGGTTATGACCGTGACCGCTGGTGAAGCAGGTAGCATATTTTACGTAAAACGACCTGGCGCCATTTTAGAGGCAGGTGTTCTGATCGCCCACTTGGAATTGGATGATCCGTCGCTGGTTAGCAAAGCTCTGGAATACACGGGTCAATTTCCGGCACCGGTGGCACCGATTGTACCGGAAAAACTGAACCAACTTCACGCAAGGTACAGAAGTGCTTTGGAAAATACCCTAGCTGGATACTGCCTGCCCGATCCCTACCATTTGCCGAGGCTTCGAGAGCTCATTGAGAAGTTTATGAATTCTTTGCGTGATCCCAGTTTACCTCTACTGGAACTTCAAGAAGTGATCGCTACCATATCAGGAAGGATTCCTgtttccgttgaaaaaaagattagaaaGTACATGACGCTTTACGAAAGAAACATCACTTCGGTTTTGGCACAGTTTCCGAGCCAGCAAGTTGCTTCCGTGATCGACGGACATGCCGCGACACTTTCCAAACGAACTGATAGAGATGTGTTCTTTTTAACCACTCAGGGCATCGTCCAGCTCGTGCAAAGGTACCGTAACGGAATTCGTGGAAGAATGAAGACTGCCGTCCACGAACTTCTCCGACAATATTATACGGTCGAAAGCCAGTTCCAGCAAGGACACTACGACAAATGTGTATCCGCACTGAGAGAACAATACAAAGATGAAATGAGTATGGTTACCGCTACAATTTTCAGCCATAATAACGTCCTGAAGAAGAACGTTTTGGTGACAATGCTCATCGATCACTTGTGGGCCAACGAACCTGGACTCACAGATGAGTTGGCGAGCACATTGACGGAATTGACGAGCTTGAATCGCACCGAACACAGTCGTGTCGCGTTGAGGGCCAGACAAGTTTTGATAGCAGCTCATCAGCCCGCCTATGAATTGAGACACAATCAAATGGAATCTATATTCCTATCCGCCGTTGATATGTACGGGCATGACTTCCACCCGGAAAATCTGCAGAAGTTAATATTATCGGAGACTTCTATATTCGATATTTTACACGATTTCTTTTACCACTCAAATCGGGCGGTATGCAATGCGGCGCTAGAAGTTTATGTTAGGAGAGCTTACATCAGCTACGAATTGGCTTGTTTGCAGCATCTGGAATTATCTGGAGAAATACCTTTGGTTCACTTCCAATTTCTTTTGCCGAACAACCATCCGAACCGCCAAAATCAGACCCTCGTGAACCACAGAACAGGAGCTATGGCCGCGTTTAAAGATCTTCAAGAATTCAGCCAGTATTCAGACGAAGTACTCGACCTGTTGGAAGATCTGTCGTCTCGAAGTTCGGTTTCCGCCAAAGTTTTGGAAGCAGTGGAGACTGCCGGAAGTGAATCTCGACACAGTACATCTATAAATATTTCTCTGAGTACCGCCGAAGCTGCTGTAGCTGAAGGAGGTGACACATCGGGAGAGCCTGTTCACATTCTGAGTATCGCGTTACAAGACACTGGGAATCAAGACGATACGGTTATGTCGAGACTTTTCGAGGATTGGTGCGCAACCAACAAAGATGAGCTTGTGTCCCGCGGAATCAGGAGAGTAACTTTTGCTGCCTTGAAGAAGAGGCAGTTCCCTAAATTCTTTACTTTCCGACAACGCGATGGATTTGTCGAAGATCGTATCTATCGCCATCTCGAACCTGGATGTGCCTTCCAGTTAGAACTCAACAGAATGAGGACGTACGACCTTGAGGCTCTACCTACTTCGAATCAGAAGATGCATCTATATTTGGGACAAGCCAAG gTTGCCAAGGGCCAGCAAGTTACTGATTATCGATTCTTTATTCGGTCAATCATTCGCCATTCCGATCTCATTACTAAGGAAGCTAGCTTTGATTACTTGCACAACGAGGGCGAACGCGTCCTACTGGAGGCGATGGACGAGCTCGAAGTGGCCTTCTCCCACCCCCTGGCGAAACGCACCGACTGCAACCACATATTTTTGAACTTTGCACCCACGGTCATAATGGATCCCGGTAGGATCGAAGAAAGTGTGACTAGTATGGTACTCAGATACGGTCCAAGATTATGGAAATTACGAGTCAGACAA gctgaaataaaaatgactaTTCGTCCGGCACCAGGGAGACCGACCTCAAATGTTCGACTGTTCATAGCTAACGACAGCGGGTATAGCATTGATCTGCATCTTTATACCGAGGCTACGGAGCCAAAGACTGGCATTATTCGTTTCGAGTCTTATGGGTCCACTGCAATTAATGCAAATTGGCGGCCAGGACCAATGCACGGATTGCCAATTTCCACACCATATTTGACCAAAGATTATCTTCAAGCTAAACGGTTCCAAGCTCAGAGTTCAGGAACAACTTATGTATATGATTTGCCAGATATTTTCAGACAACAGATAGAAAAGTTCTGGGATAAATACATCGAGGAGAGACCTACTGCAG CAGAGAACATCAAGATTCCCAGTCCGGTGTTGGACAGCGTTGAGCTTGTTCTGGACGGTGACAATTTGGTGGAACAAAAACGGCTACCCGGCGAAAACGACGTCGGAATGGTTGCTTGGAGACTCAGCCTTTACACACCAGAGTTTCCAGACGGTAGAGATATCATCCTCATTTCGAATGATCTGACTTATCAAATAGGGTCGTTCGCACCAAAAGAAGATCTAGTATTTTGCAAGGCATCCGAGAGAGCTCGTGAGCTTGGAATACCCAGAATCTACTTTTCTGCAAACTCTGGTGCCAGAATTGGCCTGGCCGAAGAG GTGAAAGCATTGTTCAGAATTTCATGGGAAGACGAAAACGAACCGGAGAAAGGTTTCAAATACATCTACGTTACCCCAGACGATTACGCAAGATTAGCACCGTACAATTCAATCAAAGCGTCATTGATCGAGGACAACGGAGAGCCTCGTTACAAGATAACAGATATAATTGGTAAAGATGACGGACttggtgttgaaaatttgaaatacgcCGGTATGATTGCTGGCGAAACATCTCAAGCATATAACGAG GTGGTCACAATATCCATTGTATCATGCCGCGCGATCGGTATTGGTTCTTATCTGTTACGTCTgggtcaacgagtgatacaaATTGAGAACTCGCACATCATATTGACCGGGTATAGAGCACTGAATACGGTACTGGGTCGTGAGGTATACGCGAGCAACAATCAACTGGGTGGAATCCAAATAATGCACAACAATGGTGTTTCACACACGACCGAACCGAGAGATTTAGATGGAATAGCTACTGTTCTACGGTGGCTGAGCTACGTACCCAAAGCTAAAGGGGGGCCGCTTCCAATTCTGTCCGCACCACATCCTGACCCAATTGACAGAGAAATTGGTTACGTTCCAACAAAGGCCCCGTACGACCCCAGATGGATGCTCGAAGGAAGACATTCTTCCACCGATTCCTCTGTTTGGGAAAGTGGCTTCTTCGATCGGGGCTCGTGGCAG GAAATTATGAGACCTTGGGCACAAACGGTGGTGACGGGTCGCGCCAGGCTCGGAGGTATTCCTTGCGGTGTGATAGCGGTGGAAACACGAACAGTCGAACTACATTTGCCGGCAGACCCCGCAAATTTGGATTCTGAAGCAAAGACGGTATCTCAGGCAGGTCAAGTCTGGTTCCCAGACAGCGCATACAAGACTGCCCAAGCTATTCGTGATTTCGGTAAAGAGGAACTGCCTTTGTTCATATTCGCCAACTGGCGCGGATTTTCCGGAGGCATGAAGG ATATGTACGAACAAGTTGTCAAATTTGGCGCTTACATCGTTGACGCATTAAGAGAGTACTCCAGGCCAGTCATAGTATACATCCCTCCGAACGGAGAACTGAGAGGCGGTGCCTGGGCAGTCGTTGATCCGTCCATTAATCCTAGGTACATGGAAATGTTCGCTGACACGACCGGCAGAGGTGGTGTACTAGAACCGGAAGGAATCGTTGAAATCAAATTCAGACACAAGGATCTTGTAAAAACGATGCATCGGGTCGACCCAGTCATACGCAACTTGAAG GAAAGAGCTACCGCTTCGACCTCCGCTGAAGAGCGTGCCAGCCTGGACACGGAGATTCGCAAAAGAGAACAGGCTCTGGAACCGATGTACCATCAGGTAGCCGTTCACTTTGCGGAGTTACACGACACCCCTGAAAGAATGTTGGAAAAAGGTGTGATTAGCGAGATTATACCGTGGAAGAAGGCACGCCGCATGTTATATTGGCGGCTAAGACGAAATCTTTTGGAGGATGACGTGACAAAAGACGTCCTCTCGACACAGCCTAGTTTGGGTGTTGGAACTGTAGTTTCTATGCTGAGACGCTGGTTCGTCGAAGACAGAGGCGCTACCGAATCGTACTTGTGGGACCAAGACGAGGCCGTAGCCAAATGGTTGATTACCCAAAATGAAACTGAAGGCAGTGTTGTTAGTCGTAACGTAAATTGCGTTAGAAAGAATGCTGTTCTTATTCGCGTTAAAGAGGCTCTCGAATGTTGTCCGGAAGTGAGGTTGGATGCGGTTATAGAAATTGCCCACAGGCTGCAAGCGGGTGAACGAGCTGAACTTCTGCGAACTCTGTCACAGCTCGAAACTTCGGGTCAAGAGCATCACAATGATTCGAGTGCATCTTCGTAG